In a single window of the Actinomycetota bacterium genome:
- a CDS encoding carboxylating nicotinate-nucleotide diphosphorylase: MFTFQPLSEHTRALLALDGLDPDAVAALVRMAIAEDLAGGTDVTSEATVPAGQRSRATFGARRAGVVAGLPVAAAVVEAVCGDEMSDVEYLVRDGDRVEAGQAVARVEAPTRLLLTAERSALNLLCHMSGVATLTRSWADALEGTNAQVRDTRKTLPGLRALQKYAVRCGGGVNHRMALSDAALVKDNHVLAAGGVAAAFALVRSLATELPVEIEVDGLDGLREALDAGADVVLLDNFTVDQLVAAVAVRDAQRPGTLLEASGGLTLERARAVGETGVDYVAVGELTHSARVLDIGLDVEDVV, translated from the coding sequence GTGTTCACCTTCCAGCCGCTCTCCGAGCACACCCGCGCCCTGCTCGCGCTCGACGGCCTCGACCCCGACGCCGTCGCCGCGCTCGTCCGGATGGCGATCGCCGAAGACCTGGCCGGAGGCACCGACGTCACCTCCGAGGCGACGGTGCCCGCAGGGCAGCGCAGCAGGGCCACGTTCGGCGCCCGCCGCGCCGGCGTCGTCGCCGGCCTGCCCGTCGCGGCCGCGGTCGTCGAGGCGGTGTGCGGCGACGAGATGAGCGACGTCGAGTACCTGGTGCGCGACGGCGACCGCGTCGAAGCCGGCCAGGCCGTGGCGCGCGTAGAGGCTCCCACCCGCCTGCTGCTCACCGCCGAACGCTCGGCGCTCAACCTGCTCTGCCACATGTCGGGCGTGGCCACGCTCACCCGCAGCTGGGCCGACGCGCTGGAGGGCACGAACGCGCAGGTGCGCGACACCCGCAAGACCCTGCCCGGGCTCCGCGCGCTGCAGAAGTACGCCGTCCGCTGTGGGGGCGGGGTCAACCACCGCATGGCCTTGTCCGACGCCGCGCTCGTGAAGGACAACCACGTGCTCGCTGCCGGTGGTGTGGCGGCGGCGTTCGCGCTCGTGCGCTCGCTCGCCACCGAGCTACCGGTGGAGATCGAGGTCGACGGTCTCGACGGACTGCGCGAGGCGCTCGACGCCGGCGCCGACGTGGTGCTGCTCGACAACTTCACCGTCGATCAACTCGTCGCGGCCGTCGCCGTGAGGGACGCGCAGCGCCCCGGGACGCTGCTGGAGGCGAGCGGAGGGCTCACGCTGGAGCGCGCCCGCGCCGTCGGAGAGACCGGCGTCGACTACGTCGCCGTCGGCGAGCTGACCCACTCCGCCCGCGTGCTCGACATCGGCCTCGACGTCGAAGACGTCGTCTGA